The Mauremys mutica isolate MM-2020 ecotype Southern chromosome 1, ASM2049712v1, whole genome shotgun sequence genome has a segment encoding these proteins:
- the YEATS4 gene encoding YEATS domain-containing protein 4, protein MFKRMAEFGPDSGGRVKGVTIVKPIVYGNVARYFGKKREEDGHTHQWTVYVKPYRNEDMSAYVKKIQFKLHESYGNPLRVVTKPPYEITETGWGEFEIIIKIFFIDPNERPVTLYHLLKLFQSDTNAILGKKTVVSEFYDEMIFQDPTAMMQQLLTTSRQLTLGAYKHETEFADLEVKTREKLEAAKKKTSFEIAELKERLKASRETINCLKSEIRKLEEDDQSKDI, encoded by the exons ATGTTCAAGAGAATGGCTGAGTTCGGGCCTGACTCCGGGGGGAGAGTGAAG ggaGTTACTATTGTGAAACCTATAGTTTATGGAAATGTTGCACGTTATTTTGgaaagaagagagaggaagatgGACACACACATCAGTGGACAGTTTATGTAAAGCCTTACAGAAATGAG GATATGTCTGCTTATGTGAAGAAAATTCAATTTAAACTACATGAAAGCTATGGTAATCCTTTAAGAG TTGTTACCAAACCACCATATGAAATCACTGAAACGGGTTGGGGTGAATTTGAAATCATCATCAAGATATTTTTTATTGATCCCAATGAAAGACCT GTAACTTTATATCATTTGCTGAAGCTGTTTCAGTCTGACACCAATGCAATACTGGGAAAGAAAACTGTAGTATCCGAGTTTTATGATGAGATG ATATTTCAAGATCCTACTGCTATGATGCAGCAGCTTTTGACAACATCTCGTCAGCTAACGCTAGGAGCTTATAAGCATGAAACGGAGT TTGCAGATCTTGAAGTAAAAACCAGGGAAAAGCTGGAAGCTGCCAAAAAGAAAACCAGTTTTGAAATTGCTGAGCTTAAAGAGAGATTAAAAGCAAGTCGGGAAACTATCAACTGTTTAAAGAGTGAAATCAGGAAACTTGAAGAAGATGACCAGTCTAAAGATATCTAA
- the LOC123343524 gene encoding lysozyme C-like → MKALLILGLFLLPMVAHGKIYERCELARVMKRLGLDGYRGYSLGHWVCTAKHESSFNTRATNYNPGDRSTDYGILQINSHWWCNDGKTPGAKNACRIQCRALLTDDITASVNCAKRVVRDPNGMGAWVAWRNHCKGTDVSQWIRGCQL, encoded by the exons ATGAAGGCTTTGCtaatcctggggcttttcctcCTGCCCATGGTTGCTCATGGGAAGATCTACGAAAGGTGTGAGCTGGCAAGAGTAATGAAAAGGCTTGGGCTGGATGGATATCGGGGCTACAGCCTGGGACACT GGGTGTGCACAGCAAAACACGAGAGCAGCTTTAACACACGTGCCACGAACTACAATCCCGGTGATCGCAGCACTGACTATGGGATTTTACAAATCAACAGCCACTGGTGGTGCAATGATGGCAAGACTCCAGGAGCCAAGAACGCATGTCGAATCCAGTGTCGTG CGTTACTGACAGATGACATTACAGCGAGTGTAAATTGTGCAAAGAGAGTTGTTCGCGATCCCAATGGCATGGGTGCATG GGTGGCATGGAGAAATCACTGCAAAGGAACAGATGTCTCCCAGTGGATCAGAGGTTGCCAGCTGTAA